In Streptomyces sp. NBC_00448, the following are encoded in one genomic region:
- a CDS encoding carbohydrate ABC transporter permease: protein MALTKDRPGGSPRSGRPRFPAGNRTPSAPRALPRWPRVATPWLFLAPVLVLFGVFKFWPTLWGMYLSFFEVRPYLGNRWVGWDNFSTAFHDAALRSAVEHTVVDALVTVAASALLGFGLALLLEGPARHLRILRTAAFLPVVTAMVAVAELWNTILYPGGYGTLNSLLGHLGLGPEPFLSSPHSSLASVMLIQVWKSAPYDMVIFVAGLAGIDRQLYEAAAIDGAGAWHRLRHVTLPSLRPVTTIVLTLGIIRGLRVFTEIYVLTGGGPAGSTETIVTYTYKQGIQNNQLGMASAVSTVLFLVTVLLTCLTLWWRRRKEA, encoded by the coding sequence ATGGCCCTGACCAAGGACCGGCCCGGAGGCAGCCCGCGCAGCGGCCGCCCCCGGTTCCCGGCCGGCAACCGCACCCCCTCCGCGCCGCGCGCCCTGCCCAGGTGGCCGCGGGTGGCCACCCCCTGGCTCTTCCTGGCGCCCGTACTGGTCCTCTTCGGCGTCTTCAAGTTCTGGCCGACGCTGTGGGGGATGTACCTCAGCTTCTTCGAGGTGCGTCCCTACCTGGGCAACAGGTGGGTCGGCTGGGACAACTTCAGCACCGCCTTCCACGACGCGGCGCTGCGCTCGGCGGTCGAGCACACCGTCGTGGACGCGCTGGTCACGGTGGCCGCCTCGGCACTGCTCGGCTTCGGGCTCGCGCTGCTGCTCGAAGGCCCGGCCCGGCATCTGCGCATCCTGCGCACCGCCGCGTTCCTGCCGGTGGTCACCGCGATGGTGGCCGTCGCCGAACTGTGGAACACCATCCTCTACCCCGGCGGCTACGGCACCCTCAACTCCCTGCTCGGCCATCTCGGCCTGGGCCCGGAGCCGTTCCTGTCCTCGCCGCACTCCTCGCTCGCCTCGGTGATGCTGATCCAGGTGTGGAAGAGCGCCCCGTACGACATGGTCATCTTCGTCGCCGGACTGGCCGGCATCGACCGGCAGTTGTACGAGGCCGCGGCGATCGACGGGGCCGGCGCGTGGCACCGGCTGCGGCACGTCACGCTGCCGTCGCTGCGCCCGGTGACCACCATCGTGCTCACCCTCGGCATCATCCGGGGGCTGCGGGTCTTCACCGAGATCTACGTCCTGACCGGCGGCGGCCCGGCCGGCTCCACCGAGACCATCGTCACCTACACCTACAAACAGGGCATCCAGAACAACCAGTTGGGGATGGCCTCGGCCGTGTCCACCGTGCTGTTCCTGGTCACCGTCCTGCTGACCTGCCTCACCTTGTGGTGGCGCAGGCGCAAGGAGGCATGA
- a CDS encoding 5-dehydro-4-deoxyglucarate dehydratase: MSLFHGVLFFPVTPFTPTGQVAPDLLARHVRAGLDAGAGGVFVACGTGEFHALEPEEYALAVRAAVETTGGRVPVHAGAGGPLPLARAFARAARAAGADGLLLMPPYLVRSPAAGLVRYVEQVAAATDLPVIVYHRGTAVLDPASAAEVALLPQVVGIKDGYGDLELMARIVTSVRQALRERGEGKPFQFFNGLPTAEVSVPAYREIGVELYSSAVFCFAPDISTAFHRAVESGDGDLVEGLLATFFRPLVALRDRVPGYAVALVKAGVRQGGLDVGGVRPPLLDPAEPDLAELARITAAGRALAAAQPARARR, translated from the coding sequence GTGTCCCTCTTCCACGGCGTGCTGTTCTTCCCCGTCACCCCCTTCACCCCCACCGGGCAGGTCGCCCCCGACCTGCTGGCGCGCCACGTCCGCGCCGGCCTGGACGCCGGCGCCGGCGGCGTCTTCGTGGCCTGCGGCACCGGCGAGTTCCACGCGCTGGAGCCCGAGGAGTACGCCTTGGCGGTACGCGCCGCGGTCGAGACCACCGGCGGGCGGGTGCCCGTCCATGCGGGCGCCGGCGGCCCGCTCCCGCTGGCCCGCGCCTTCGCCCGCGCGGCGCGCGCCGCCGGTGCGGACGGCCTGCTGCTGATGCCGCCGTACCTGGTGCGCTCCCCCGCGGCCGGCCTGGTCCGCTACGTCGAGCAGGTCGCGGCGGCGACCGACCTGCCGGTGATCGTCTACCACCGCGGCACGGCCGTCCTCGACCCCGCCTCGGCCGCCGAAGTCGCCCTGCTGCCGCAGGTCGTGGGCATCAAGGACGGCTACGGCGACCTGGAGCTGATGGCGCGGATCGTGACCTCGGTCCGGCAGGCGCTGCGCGAGCGGGGCGAGGGCAAGCCGTTCCAGTTCTTCAACGGCCTGCCCACCGCCGAGGTCTCGGTGCCCGCCTACCGGGAGATCGGCGTGGAGCTGTACTCCTCGGCGGTGTTCTGCTTCGCACCCGACATCTCGACCGCCTTCCACCGGGCGGTGGAGAGCGGCGACGGCGACCTCGTCGAGGGACTGCTGGCCACCTTCTTCCGCCCGCTGGTGGCGCTGCGCGACCGGGTGCCCGGCTACGCGGTCGCCCTGGTCAAGGCGGGAGTACGCCAGGGCGGTCTGGACGTCGGCGGGGTGCGCCCGCCCCTGCTCGACCCGGCCGAGCCGGACCTCGCGGAACTCGCCCGGATCACCGCGGCCGGGCGCGCGCTGGCCGCCGCCCAGCCCGCCCGCGCCCGGCGGTGA
- a CDS encoding Gfo/Idh/MocA family protein, with protein MPVVLVGAGKVAHAAHLREVRDLPGELRLAAVVETDPRHVDALRHSGFGGVPVCGSAEEAVRAGARGALVCTPWWTHREVVAECLAAGLPVLCEKPVSLDPAEIDELTAAERRTGLPVAAGYMKRHDPVVRLFVDHCRDRLDQARRFTVDIHDPNAPHQVAHLVPYDPPPFGPQPPRAREALARALGPGSTGAQREAYARGLGGSLIHQVNLVHAALAGSGRELYGSLLHADLWAGGAGVSCRWRPDEALVVDLTHQRLPGHRRYREALEFTAEDGVATLTLPSPWARDEAATLTVESWDAGRGLAERRVHTAEPGHTGFRRQLMAWARQLSGEGDTALPGLADVRQDARAVREAALRLR; from the coding sequence GTGCCCGTGGTGCTCGTCGGCGCGGGGAAGGTCGCGCACGCCGCGCACCTGCGGGAGGTGCGGGACCTGCCGGGGGAGCTGCGGCTGGCCGCCGTGGTGGAGACCGACCCGCGGCACGTCGACGCGCTGCGGCACTCCGGGTTCGGCGGGGTCCCGGTGTGCGGGTCGGCCGAGGAGGCGGTGCGGGCCGGGGCGCGGGGCGCGCTGGTGTGCACACCGTGGTGGACGCACCGCGAGGTGGTCGCGGAGTGCCTGGCCGCCGGGCTGCCGGTGCTGTGCGAGAAGCCGGTGAGCCTGGACCCGGCGGAGATCGACGAGCTGACCGCGGCCGAGCGGCGCACCGGACTGCCGGTCGCGGCCGGCTACATGAAGCGGCACGACCCGGTGGTGCGGCTCTTCGTCGACCACTGCCGCGACCGCCTCGACCAAGCCCGCCGGTTCACCGTGGACATCCACGACCCGAACGCGCCGCACCAGGTCGCGCACCTGGTGCCGTACGACCCGCCGCCCTTCGGCCCGCAGCCGCCGCGGGCCCGGGAGGCGCTGGCCCGCGCGCTCGGGCCGGGGTCCACCGGCGCGCAGCGGGAGGCGTACGCCCGGGGGCTCGGCGGATCGCTCATCCACCAGGTGAACCTGGTGCACGCGGCGCTGGCCGGCAGCGGCCGGGAGCTGTACGGATCGCTGCTGCACGCCGATCTGTGGGCCGGGGGCGCCGGCGTGAGCTGCCGTTGGCGCCCCGACGAGGCGCTCGTGGTCGACCTGACCCATCAACGGCTGCCCGGGCACCGCCGCTACCGGGAGGCGCTGGAGTTCACCGCGGAGGACGGCGTGGCCACCCTCACGCTGCCCTCGCCGTGGGCGCGCGACGAAGCGGCCACGCTCACCGTCGAGAGCTGGGACGCCGGGCGCGGGCTGGCCGAGCGCCGCGTCCACACCGCGGAGCCCGGGCACACCGGGTTCCGGCGGCAGCTCATGGCCTGGGCGCGGCAGCTGAGCGGGGAAGGGGACACCGCGCTGCCCGGTCTGGCGGATGTGCGCCAGGACGCCCGGGCGGTGCGTGAGGCGGCCCTGCGGCTGCGCTGA
- a CDS encoding carbohydrate ABC transporter permease — protein MSSMSAPTTALGLRMPTKAWTRTAVRVVLYAAVLFVFVMPLWTMVATVFSGTTLKTGQMSLFPGHFTLANIRTAFRFGVGRGLLNSVIVTGVGLFLQVTVSAFAAYALARKKFRGQAVVLLAILATMMMPEEVIAIPLYLVLGKVPDPLGGSDLLDSYSGLILPVVGWALPIYVLTGFMKTIPAELEEAARVDGARDLRIFFQIILPLCRPALGTCAVFGFLMIWDQYLLPLLVASTPHMYTMTLVVTSLSSSQEQGEGVRMAASLMLMIPSVLVYLGLQRLFERGMLNGSLKG, from the coding sequence ATGAGCAGCATGAGCGCCCCCACCACCGCGCTGGGCCTGCGGATGCCCACCAAGGCGTGGACCCGCACCGCGGTCCGTGTCGTGCTCTACGCCGCGGTGCTCTTCGTCTTCGTGATGCCGCTGTGGACGATGGTCGCCACCGTCTTCAGCGGCACCACCCTCAAGACCGGCCAGATGTCGCTCTTCCCCGGGCACTTCACCCTCGCCAACATCCGCACCGCCTTCCGGTTCGGGGTCGGCCGGGGGCTGCTCAACTCGGTGATCGTCACCGGCGTCGGGCTCTTCCTCCAGGTCACGGTGAGCGCCTTCGCGGCGTATGCGCTGGCCCGCAAGAAGTTCCGCGGCCAGGCCGTGGTGCTGCTGGCGATCCTCGCCACCATGATGATGCCCGAGGAGGTCATCGCGATCCCGCTCTACCTGGTGCTCGGCAAGGTCCCCGACCCGCTGGGCGGCAGCGACCTGCTCGACTCGTACTCGGGGCTGATCCTTCCGGTGGTCGGCTGGGCGCTGCCGATCTACGTGCTCACCGGGTTCATGAAGACCATCCCCGCCGAACTGGAGGAGGCCGCCCGCGTCGACGGCGCCCGGGACCTGCGGATCTTCTTCCAGATCATCCTGCCGCTGTGCCGGCCCGCGCTGGGCACCTGCGCGGTGTTCGGCTTCCTGATGATCTGGGACCAGTACCTGCTGCCGCTGCTGGTCGCCTCCACCCCGCACATGTACACCATGACCCTGGTCGTCACGAGCCTGTCCTCCAGCCAGGAGCAGGGCGAGGGGGTGCGGATGGCGGCGTCGCTGATGCTGATGATCCCGAGCGTGCTGGTCTACCTCGGACTCCAGCGGCTCTTCGAACGCGGCATGCTCAACGGCTCGTTGAAGGGCTGA
- a CDS encoding type 1 glutamine amidotransferase, whose translation MAVTALVVQNTPTGGPGRWERWLDEGGLTLDVVRGYAGEELPERLRPRHQALVVLGGGYLPDDDARAPWLARTRELAREAVEFGLPVFGICLGGQLLAQVAGGAVRGEHGQPEFGSTQLTLRQEAADDPLFAGLPARPHAIENHVDAITALPPGATWLASTDGCPYQAFRLGERAWGVQFHPEAEAERISGWDTDRLARHGADRDTLHRAALAADAESAAVWREVALRFAGQAVAAAT comes from the coding sequence ATGGCGGTTACGGCGCTGGTGGTGCAGAACACTCCGACCGGTGGGCCGGGGCGGTGGGAGCGCTGGCTGGACGAGGGCGGGCTGACGCTCGACGTGGTGCGCGGCTACGCGGGGGAGGAACTGCCCGAGCGGCTGCGCCCGCGCCACCAGGCACTGGTGGTGCTCGGCGGCGGCTACCTGCCGGACGACGACGCGCGGGCGCCGTGGCTGGCCCGGACCCGTGAACTGGCGCGCGAGGCTGTGGAGTTCGGGCTGCCGGTGTTCGGGATCTGCCTGGGCGGGCAGTTGCTCGCGCAGGTCGCGGGCGGCGCGGTGCGCGGGGAGCACGGCCAACCGGAGTTCGGCAGCACGCAGTTGACGCTGCGCCAGGAGGCCGCGGACGACCCGCTGTTCGCCGGGCTGCCGGCGCGGCCGCACGCGATCGAGAACCACGTGGACGCGATCACCGCGCTCCCGCCGGGCGCGACCTGGCTCGCCTCCACCGACGGTTGCCCGTACCAGGCGTTCCGGCTGGGCGAGCGCGCGTGGGGCGTGCAGTTCCACCCCGAGGCGGAGGCGGAGCGGATCAGCGGGTGGGACACCGACCGGCTGGCCCGGCACGGCGCCGACCGCGACACCCTGCACCGCGCCGCCCTCGCAGCGGACGCGGAGTCCGCGGCGGTCTGGCGCGAGGTGGCGCTGCGCTTCGCCGGGCAGGCGGTGGCCGCGGCGACGTGA
- a CDS encoding polysaccharide pyruvyl transferase family protein: MKRILIRSGKSPFHAATHAEFLHQDLFGTNSGNLLFSDAVHRMLLTPDTEVVSNGIRTDASEQRAARINDEYDVFVVPLANAFRPSFRASLDRLSALIEQLTIPVVVVGVGAQVGADYDLGTLGPMEESVRRFVRAVLDRSASIGVRGELTASYLRGLGFDQVDIIGCPSMFLHGDVFPVPSDPGTIGPDARIAINLSPDAIPVGDIGGLARYAYERFPALTYYAQNLVDAELLFWGDTSAEAGRHSSFPLQLTHELFRADKVRVPLDPRTWLDELAGHDFAYGTRIHGNIAALLAGTPAVVLTHDSRTLELCRYFDLPHRMLTDVPADTDPAELYEQADFSGLLNGHKERFTRYTDFLDRNDLANTYSHGDAGAAFDARLAGTELPPSVSLWDGTDDGALRYRFARLREQIATDHASAERRANDLAKKNRELRKRVAAAEKRHVTAEKEAAALRKRVAAVEKRINGIERRALVRIGPALRRRVAKQKPGA, from the coding sequence GTGAAGCGCATACTCATCCGGTCCGGGAAGAGCCCGTTCCACGCCGCCACGCACGCCGAGTTCCTGCACCAGGACCTTTTCGGCACGAACTCCGGCAATCTGCTGTTCAGCGACGCGGTGCACCGGATGCTGCTGACCCCGGACACCGAGGTGGTCTCGAACGGCATCAGGACCGACGCGTCGGAGCAGCGGGCCGCGCGGATCAACGACGAGTACGACGTCTTCGTGGTGCCGCTGGCCAACGCCTTCCGGCCGAGCTTCCGCGCCTCGCTGGACCGGCTGTCCGCGCTGATCGAGCAGTTGACCATCCCCGTGGTGGTGGTCGGGGTCGGCGCCCAGGTCGGCGCGGACTACGACCTCGGGACGCTCGGGCCGATGGAGGAGTCGGTGCGGCGCTTCGTGCGGGCCGTCCTCGACCGCTCCGCCTCGATCGGGGTGCGCGGCGAGCTCACCGCCTCGTACCTGCGCGGCCTCGGCTTCGACCAGGTCGACATCATCGGCTGCCCGTCGATGTTCCTGCACGGCGACGTCTTCCCGGTGCCCTCCGACCCCGGCACGATCGGTCCGGACGCGCGGATCGCGATCAACCTGTCGCCGGACGCGATCCCGGTCGGCGACATCGGCGGCCTCGCCCGGTACGCCTACGAGCGCTTCCCGGCCCTGACGTACTACGCGCAGAACCTGGTCGACGCCGAACTGCTCTTCTGGGGCGACACCTCGGCCGAGGCCGGCCGGCACAGCTCCTTCCCGCTCCAGCTCACCCACGAGCTGTTCCGGGCGGACAAGGTCCGCGTCCCGCTGGACCCCCGGACCTGGCTCGACGAACTGGCGGGCCACGACTTCGCGTACGGCACCCGCATCCACGGCAACATCGCCGCGCTGCTGGCCGGCACCCCCGCGGTGGTGCTCACGCACGACTCGCGCACGCTCGAACTGTGCCGCTACTTCGACCTGCCGCACCGGATGCTCACCGACGTCCCCGCGGACACCGACCCCGCCGAGCTGTACGAACAGGCCGACTTCAGCGGGCTGCTCAACGGCCACAAGGAGCGCTTCACCCGGTACACCGACTTCCTCGACCGCAACGACCTGGCGAACACCTACTCCCACGGCGACGCGGGCGCGGCCTTCGACGCCCGCCTGGCCGGCACCGAACTCCCGCCGTCCGTCAGCCTCTGGGACGGCACCGACGACGGGGCGCTGCGCTACCGGTTCGCCCGGCTGCGCGAGCAGATCGCCACGGACCACGCCTCCGCGGAGCGGCGCGCGAACGACCTCGCCAAGAAGAACCGGGAGTTGCGGAAGCGGGTCGCCGCCGCGGAGAAGCGGCACGTCACCGCGGAGAAGGAGGCCGCGGCGCTGCGCAAGCGGGTCGCCGCGGTCGAGAAGCGGATCAACGGCATCGAACGGCGGGCCCTGGTCCGGATCGGTCCGGCCCTGCGCCGGCGGGTGGCCAAGCAGAAGCCCGGCGCCTGA
- a CDS encoding helix-turn-helix transcriptional regulator — MAGVARRGDADAAGIGLAIYRALLANGSCERETVNASLGLADEEAAVGWRELDDLGLVRPSWRPGKTDSVEPDTALMGLLVKQRNTLVAQRDELTAVVKAAETLMERYRPVVTREPADVEVEVLSGPARRREFVLDFAATISEVVSSMHPGPLPPPEFLENSLETDRAFIDHGIRVRAIYGQSVNSGPRQRKYLSDLTALGAEVRLIPQVPFDLLVADEHSALMTSDPSNPEGPAVVIRGQTLIRTYLAMYEDCWLRAVPHTAKTSTSPDDEHELTEQHRTTLRLLANGLTDERIARKLGVSLRTVSRLVSEVMRYLDAESRFQAGVLAATNDLI, encoded by the coding sequence GTGGCCGGTGTGGCACGACGTGGGGACGCGGACGCGGCCGGTATCGGACTCGCGATATACCGGGCGCTGCTGGCCAACGGCTCTTGCGAGCGCGAGACGGTCAACGCGAGCCTGGGCCTGGCCGACGAGGAGGCCGCGGTCGGCTGGCGCGAGCTGGACGACCTCGGGCTGGTGCGGCCGAGCTGGCGGCCGGGCAAGACGGACTCCGTCGAGCCCGACACGGCACTCATGGGCCTGCTGGTCAAGCAGCGCAACACTCTCGTCGCGCAGCGTGATGAGCTGACCGCCGTGGTCAAGGCGGCCGAGACGCTGATGGAGCGGTACCGCCCCGTGGTGACCAGGGAGCCCGCCGACGTCGAGGTGGAGGTGCTCAGCGGGCCGGCCCGCCGCCGGGAGTTCGTACTCGATTTCGCCGCCACCATCTCGGAAGTCGTCTCGTCCATGCATCCGGGCCCGCTGCCTCCGCCGGAATTCCTGGAGAATTCACTGGAGACCGACCGCGCATTCATCGACCACGGCATCAGGGTGCGCGCGATTTACGGGCAGAGCGTGAATTCCGGACCGCGGCAGCGTAAATACCTGAGCGATCTCACGGCACTCGGAGCGGAGGTCAGGCTTATTCCGCAGGTGCCTTTCGACCTCCTGGTGGCCGACGAGCACAGCGCGTTGATGACGTCCGATCCGTCGAACCCGGAGGGCCCGGCGGTGGTCATTCGCGGCCAGACCCTGATCCGCACCTACCTCGCGATGTACGAGGACTGCTGGCTGCGCGCCGTGCCGCACACGGCCAAGACGTCGACCAGCCCGGACGACGAGCACGAACTGACCGAGCAGCACCGCACCACCCTGCGCCTGCTCGCGAATGGCCTGACCGATGAGCGCATCGCCAGGAAACTGGGGGTATCCCTGCGCACAGTGAGTCGCCTGGTGTCAGAGGTGATGCGCTATCTTGATGCGGAGAGCCGATTCCAGGCCGGCGTACTTGCGGCCACCAACGATCTGATCTGA
- a CDS encoding pentapeptide repeat-containing protein, translating to MTPADAPDAPDDLADLPYAELLRPHTGPLEVEGDYDTVHFDRIDFPARSRATGSRFLESAVTDCSFAETDLRGARMNDLWASGSRLTGVSLAESNWLDSALIGCSLAGVEAFGSVLRRVVFRRCKLDSVNLRAARLHDVVFEDCVLRDVDLGEARLDGVAFPGSRLEQARFGRAELKRTDLRGAVGIDLADGYESLRGAVISSGQLLDLAPALAQTLGITVKDR from the coding sequence ATGACCCCCGCAGACGCCCCCGACGCACCCGACGACCTCGCCGACCTGCCCTACGCCGAGCTGCTGCGCCCGCACACCGGTCCGCTGGAGGTCGAGGGCGACTACGACACCGTGCACTTCGACCGGATCGACTTCCCCGCCCGCAGCCGCGCCACCGGGTCCCGTTTCCTGGAATCGGCCGTCACCGACTGCTCCTTCGCCGAGACCGACCTGCGCGGCGCCCGGATGAACGACCTGTGGGCGTCCGGCAGCCGGCTCACCGGTGTCTCGCTCGCCGAGAGCAACTGGCTGGACTCCGCGCTGATCGGCTGCTCGCTGGCGGGGGTCGAGGCGTTCGGCTCGGTGCTGCGCCGGGTGGTCTTCCGCCGCTGCAAGCTCGATTCGGTGAACCTGCGCGCGGCCCGGCTGCACGACGTGGTCTTCGAGGACTGCGTGCTGCGCGACGTCGATCTCGGCGAGGCCCGGCTGGACGGGGTGGCCTTCCCCGGCAGCCGGTTGGAGCAGGCCCGCTTCGGCCGTGCCGAGCTGAAGCGGACCGACCTGCGCGGCGCCGTCGGCATCGACCTCGCCGACGGGTACGAGAGCCTGCGCGGCGCGGTGATCAGTTCGGGGCAACTGCTGGACCTCGCACCCGCCCTGGCGCAGACTCTCGGCATCACCGTGAAGGACCGCTGA
- a CDS encoding right-handed parallel beta-helix repeat-containing protein: protein MPDRPLLTTALAALAATGGLVAAGGTASATAADAARPAASSHAVFHAATVSVSTSDQLVAALAAAAPGDTIQLADGSYTGKFVATTAGTSSKPITLVGSAKAVLHSSEYTGPSAVATNARAASPTAARAASAATPASSCPTGGTGYGLYLDGAAYWHLTGFTVDTASKGIVMDAAPHVTIDGVEVRNIGDEGVHFRKGSSDGVIENSYVHDTGQNQPGYGEGVYIGSAKSNWACYAGSSGVDASDDVQVLKNRIGPNVAAEGLDIKEGTKNGVVSGNTFDGAGEQNENSADSTIDAKGDGYRIDGNKVSDPYLDGFQTHTAQSPYGCGNTFSDNTFSLTASDGYGINVTNNKKCDDDDQNVVYDSNTSSGGKGLTDITVTPSS from the coding sequence ATGCCCGACCGACCCCTGCTCACCACCGCGTTGGCCGCGCTCGCCGCTACCGGCGGGCTCGTCGCGGCGGGCGGCACCGCGTCCGCGACCGCGGCCGACGCCGCCCGCCCCGCCGCCTCGTCCCACGCCGTTTTCCACGCCGCGACGGTCTCCGTGTCCACCTCCGACCAGCTCGTGGCGGCCCTCGCCGCGGCGGCGCCGGGTGACACCATCCAGCTCGCCGACGGCTCGTACACCGGCAAGTTCGTCGCCACCACGGCGGGCACCTCGTCGAAGCCGATCACCCTGGTCGGCAGCGCCAAAGCGGTCCTGCACAGCTCGGAGTACACCGGCCCGTCCGCGGTCGCCACGAACGCGCGGGCGGCGTCCCCCACCGCCGCCCGCGCCGCATCCGCCGCCACCCCGGCCTCGTCCTGCCCGACCGGCGGCACCGGCTACGGCCTGTACCTCGACGGCGCCGCCTACTGGCACCTCACCGGCTTCACCGTCGACACCGCGAGCAAGGGCATCGTCATGGACGCCGCCCCGCACGTGACCATCGACGGCGTCGAGGTGCGCAACATCGGCGACGAGGGCGTCCACTTCCGCAAGGGCAGCTCCGACGGCGTGATCGAGAACTCCTACGTCCACGACACCGGCCAGAACCAGCCCGGCTACGGCGAGGGCGTCTACATCGGCTCGGCGAAGAGCAACTGGGCCTGCTACGCGGGCTCCAGCGGCGTGGACGCCTCCGACGACGTGCAGGTGCTGAAGAACCGGATCGGCCCGAACGTCGCAGCCGAGGGCCTGGACATCAAGGAGGGCACCAAGAACGGCGTGGTCAGCGGCAACACCTTCGACGGCGCCGGCGAGCAGAACGAGAACTCCGCCGACTCCACCATCGACGCCAAGGGGGACGGCTACCGGATCGACGGCAACAAGGTCTCCGACCCCTACCTCGACGGCTTCCAGACCCACACCGCGCAGTCGCCCTACGGCTGCGGCAACACCTTCTCGGACAACACCTTCTCCCTCACCGCCTCCGACGGCTACGGCATCAACGTCACCAACAACAAGAAGTGCGACGACGACGACCAGAACGTCGTCTACGACTCCAACACCTCCAGCGGCGGCAAGGGCCTGACCGACATCACGGTCACCCCGAGCAGCTGA
- a CDS encoding ABC transporter substrate-binding protein, with translation MSAPRTSTTGSTRRRRALPMAALAITLVTASTALTACGGGSGGGSASGPLKVWVRGAGDSQKAYQMVFDGYTRKTGVKVQLFMTNTDFETKLNAAAAAHKLPDVVIDDGSQLGAFKSQGIITEVDQAKISGASQVSGAAWKSVADDQGKTYGVPFSAQANVLLVRSDWLKKVGMQPPKTWADLEKVAEAFTTQDPDGNGKNDTYGLAVPGSTQRGYLSWFWSNFLYQAGGNFLEPTGSGGFRSVIDSPQAVQAAQFLEKLYCTDKVVQPGALNNLTTDTNKAFQTGVAGMYLTGPYAYATMDATAVKGKYDVVAPPAGPKGTGSLAEGTTVYAMAGSKRAADFDALASYMVSPEAQKTGMTGVPTSTIVRLPINTTVDPATVHAGDPRWQVAQQVYAKSSTYEPVSAPGWETYRSDASESLNKMLSGCGDPGKTLASLDSQYRSLLKK, from the coding sequence ATGAGCGCGCCCCGTACCAGCACCACAGGCAGCACCCGCCGGCGACGAGCCCTTCCGATGGCGGCCCTCGCGATCACCCTCGTCACCGCCTCCACCGCGCTCACCGCGTGCGGCGGGGGGTCCGGCGGCGGCTCGGCGTCGGGCCCGTTGAAGGTCTGGGTGCGCGGCGCGGGCGACTCGCAGAAGGCCTACCAGATGGTCTTCGACGGCTACACCAGGAAGACCGGCGTGAAGGTCCAGCTCTTCATGACCAACACCGACTTCGAGACCAAGCTCAACGCGGCCGCCGCCGCCCACAAGCTGCCCGACGTGGTGATAGACGACGGCTCCCAACTCGGCGCGTTCAAGAGCCAGGGCATCATCACCGAGGTCGACCAGGCGAAGATCAGCGGCGCGTCCCAGGTGAGCGGCGCCGCGTGGAAGTCCGTGGCGGACGACCAGGGCAAGACCTACGGCGTGCCGTTCTCCGCGCAGGCCAACGTCCTGCTGGTGCGCAGCGACTGGCTGAAGAAGGTCGGCATGCAGCCGCCGAAGACCTGGGCCGACCTGGAGAAGGTCGCCGAGGCGTTCACCACCCAGGACCCCGACGGCAACGGCAAGAACGACACCTACGGCCTGGCCGTGCCCGGCTCCACCCAGCGCGGCTACCTCTCCTGGTTCTGGTCGAACTTCCTCTACCAGGCCGGCGGCAACTTCCTGGAGCCCACCGGCAGCGGCGGCTTCCGCTCGGTCATCGACTCGCCGCAGGCGGTGCAGGCCGCGCAGTTCCTGGAGAAGCTGTACTGCACCGACAAGGTGGTCCAGCCCGGCGCGCTCAACAACCTGACCACCGACACCAACAAGGCGTTCCAGACCGGCGTGGCCGGCATGTACCTCACCGGCCCCTACGCCTACGCGACCATGGACGCCACCGCCGTCAAGGGGAAGTACGACGTGGTCGCCCCGCCGGCCGGGCCCAAGGGCACCGGCAGCCTCGCCGAGGGCACCACCGTCTACGCGATGGCCGGCTCCAAGCGCGCCGCCGACTTCGACGCGCTCGCCTCGTACATGGTCTCGCCCGAGGCGCAGAAGACCGGGATGACCGGCGTGCCCACGTCCACCATCGTGCGGCTGCCGATCAACACCACCGTCGATCCGGCGACCGTGCACGCGGGCGACCCGCGCTGGCAGGTCGCCCAGCAGGTCTACGCGAAGAGCTCCACCTACGAGCCGGTGAGCGCCCCCGGCTGGGAGACCTACCGCAGCGACGCCTCGGAGAGCCTCAACAAGATGCTGTCCGGTTGCGGCGACCCCGGCAAGACGCTGGCCTCGCTCGACTCCCAGTACCGGTCGCTGCTCAAGAAGTAG